One window of the uncultured Paludibaculum sp. genome contains the following:
- a CDS encoding CRTAC1 family protein, giving the protein MRVLLLLAAAATLAGQTPKFTDVTKTAGIVFKHNAGKAGKKWLPETMGSGCAFVDLDGDGYPDIVLLNSKDWTSRGRRTISALYRNNKNGTFTNVTPGSGLDVEIYAMGVAAGDFDNDGREDLYITALEGDRLLHNEGGFKFKDVTKAAGIDNAAFGTSAAFVDYDMDGKLDLFVANYVQWSREKDLWCSLDGVSKSYCTPESYKGVTSKLYRNLGGGKFEDATKKAKVYDPTSKSLGVATLDYNGDGWPDLFVANDTQPNKLYRNLKNGTFAEEGVSAGVAFGEDGVARGAMGVDAGDFDRSGRAHLLVGNFTNQMLGLYRNEGKGLFVDEAPRSTVGRASLLSLAFGVFYFDYDLDGWLDIFSGNGHIEEEIGRVQPKVKFAEPPLLFHNLGKGKFEDVSAKLGAELTRPVVARGTAYADFDRDGDLDLLIATNNGPAYLYRNDANTARNHWINVRLKGGKSNRSGIGATVRVESASGKQWQTVHSGSSYCSQSDLALTFGLGRDTSIASIEIEWPSGVKQRLTSVKPDQHLVIDEAK; this is encoded by the coding sequence ATGAGGGTGCTTCTCCTGTTGGCCGCGGCGGCGACGCTCGCCGGCCAGACGCCGAAGTTCACCGATGTGACGAAGACGGCCGGCATTGTGTTCAAGCACAACGCGGGCAAGGCAGGGAAGAAGTGGCTGCCGGAGACGATGGGCTCCGGGTGCGCGTTTGTTGATCTGGATGGCGACGGGTATCCGGACATCGTGCTGTTGAACAGCAAGGACTGGACGTCGCGTGGACGGCGCACGATTTCGGCGCTCTACAGGAATAACAAGAACGGCACGTTCACGAACGTCACTCCGGGTAGCGGCCTGGATGTCGAGATCTACGCCATGGGCGTGGCAGCCGGCGATTTCGACAACGACGGGCGGGAAGACCTCTACATCACGGCTCTGGAAGGCGACCGACTGCTGCACAACGAAGGCGGCTTCAAGTTCAAGGATGTGACGAAGGCCGCCGGGATCGACAACGCCGCGTTCGGGACGTCGGCGGCGTTTGTCGACTACGACATGGACGGGAAGCTCGATCTGTTTGTGGCCAACTACGTTCAGTGGAGCAGGGAGAAGGACCTCTGGTGTTCGCTGGATGGGGTGAGCAAGTCGTACTGCACCCCGGAATCGTATAAGGGTGTGACGTCGAAGCTGTACCGCAATCTGGGCGGTGGCAAGTTCGAAGACGCCACGAAGAAGGCCAAGGTCTACGACCCGACATCGAAGTCCCTGGGCGTCGCGACGCTGGACTACAACGGCGACGGCTGGCCCGATCTGTTTGTCGCCAACGATACGCAGCCGAACAAGCTGTACCGGAACTTGAAGAACGGCACGTTCGCGGAGGAGGGCGTGTCGGCTGGGGTGGCGTTTGGAGAAGACGGCGTGGCACGCGGCGCGATGGGCGTGGACGCGGGCGACTTCGACCGTTCGGGCCGGGCTCATCTGCTGGTAGGCAACTTCACGAACCAGATGCTGGGACTCTACAGGAATGAGGGCAAGGGGCTGTTTGTGGATGAGGCTCCGAGGTCGACCGTGGGGAGGGCCTCGCTGCTGAGCCTGGCGTTCGGCGTGTTCTACTTCGACTATGATTTGGACGGCTGGCTGGACATCTTCTCGGGCAACGGACACATCGAGGAGGAGATCGGCCGTGTGCAGCCGAAGGTGAAGTTTGCCGAACCTCCGTTGCTGTTCCACAACCTGGGCAAGGGCAAGTTTGAGGACGTGAGCGCGAAGCTGGGCGCGGAGTTGACGCGTCCCGTCGTGGCGCGTGGCACCGCCTATGCCGACTTCGACCGTGACGGCGACCTGGACCTGCTGATCGCGACAAACAACGGTCCGGCGTATCTTTACCGCAACGACGCGAATACGGCGAGAAACCACTGGATCAACGTGCGGCTGAAGGGCGGGAAGTCGAACCGCAGCGGGATTGGCGCCACGGTGCGGGTGGAGAGTGCGTCGGGCAAGCAGTGGCAGACGGTACACAGCGGGTCGAGCTACTGTTCGCAGTCGGACCTCGCGCTGACGTTCGGGTTGGGCCGGGATACGTCCATCGCCTCGATTGAAATAGAATGGCCTAGCGGTGTGAAACAGCGGCTCACGAGCGTGAAGCCCGATCAACACCTGGTCATTGATGAGGCAAAATAA